Within the Halichoerus grypus chromosome 2, mHalGry1.hap1.1, whole genome shotgun sequence genome, the region ACTGATGATGCTCTAAGCTGGTGGAAGCGGTGGCTCTGCCCATGGGGCGGCTCCTGGGGCGGCCGCCCCcttgcccccctgcccccgcccaccTAGGCTGGCCGTGGCCAGAGGAAAGGCGGCCAGCTGCACATCGCTCCCTCAGCACGGGTCTGGTGGGCGCTGCCTGATGGAGCCTGGCATTTGCTGGAGCCACACCGGCTTAGACTCGGGGGCCCCTGACATTGACCAAGCTCctaggggcagggaaggaagaagcaggtgGTTATAGGGTAGTGGGTCTGGGGAACCGGGCTTCGGGGCTTCCCCAGCTTTTCCCAGGGCATTAAAGAAAAGTCAGGCCCTGAGTGGGCACACCGCTGTGACAAGTTTGTCCTCAGGGACcgggcttcatggaggagggcTGGGCCTGGGTAATGGGTCCATGCATGGCTCTGGTGCCCCATGCGGGgggccctccctgcctctgcccaccccacgtGGTCAGAGTGGTGCGGTCTTCCTGCAGCTTCCTCATGCTGAGACATCTCTGGTGTTCCATGTCTCTCATTCTCCTCCTCCGTTTTCGTTTCTATGCAGAGGCAGGTGGAAGTAAACGTCCGAAACAAGATTTTGTATCTGATCCAGGCCTGGGCTCATGCCTTCCGGAACGAGCCCAAGTACAAGGTGGTCCAGGACACGTACCAGATCATGAAGGTGGAAGGTGCgttgggtgggggctgggtgtgCACCCTGTGCGGGGCAGGGGGATAGCACCATACTGCATGACCGGCGGCGGTGGGAGCCTGCTCTGGGCTCTGGAGCCCCTGCCTTTCCCGACCTCACGCCCAGTCAGGGCAGGACAGGGGCATGTGGTGGACAACACACAAGTGAAAAGACTGAGCAGAGGAGCTAAGTCCAGAGTGTTGGGTCCTAGGAAGGAAGTAAAGCGGGGGCCCTCGCCTCTTGGGGGCTGATTTagcgtggggggtgggaggaggcctgGAGAGCAGGCAGCTCGTGTGCCAGACCTGAATGTGTAAACAAGCCAGCATCCTGTGGAGGACTCGCTTCTGAGGCCCCGGGGCCATCACAGACTGGGGACAAGGCACAGGAGGGACCAGCCTGCCAGAGCGGCTCAGGCGGGAGCTGGGGTGCCCCGAGAATGGCGGGAAATCCTGGGAGGGCTGTGACAGCTGGGGGACCTTTTCAAGGCCTCATCTGTGCTCCTCCCAGCTGCCACAGCGGCCACACAGATCTGCTGGGGCTTGGCGAGGAGGACAGCAGATTCAGACTGTAGTGCTCACgctggggggcgcggggggggctggggcggctcccgcctgtgcaaaggccctgagatgagGCGTGGAGCAGGGGCGGCATCTGGTGGCTACGGGCGGGTTGGACCTCATGGAGACTTGTGATGAAGGTTCTGTCCCTGTCAGTGAGCTGGTCTCAGTCCCTCAATCCTGGACGTTGGACATGGGATGGCGGGTGTATGCTCGCATTCACTTTCCTGGGGAGACAGCCCAAAGCTTCATGGAATTCTCAAGGAGCCTGTGCCTCCAAAAAGCTTGGGAATCTGTTTTAAGAGTCCTGAGAGGTACAGTTGGCTggggtgtggggccaggagccGGACAGCAGGTCCAGGGAGGATCTGTGAAGCCTCGATGGGGTGCGAATGAGGCCAGGCCCCATGCCCTGGGACGGGGCGGCCCGCTCACGCACCCGGGTGCCCTCGCCTGGTGCTGGGTCACTGAGCTTGCTGCCCGGGGCCTCTGGGCCTCCTTTTGTAGGTGTGCTTGGGGAGGTGGCTGCCCAGAGCTAGGACGTGGGTCCTGAAGGTCTCGGGGCAGACTGGGCAAGGACAGCTAAGGCTGTCAGGGCCCCGCATACCGGCGTGGCACTGGTGGTGACCGTGGTCTCCTTTCTCCAGGACACGTCTTCCCGGAGTTCAAGGAGAGCGACGCCATGTTTGCTGCAGAGAGAGTGAGTTCACGGGGTGCTGGCCATCTAGGAGTtcggctgctttttttttttaagtttatttaagtaatctgtacagccaatatggggctcaaactcacgaccccgagatcggGAGCCACAGGTTCTTCCAGCTGAACTGGCCGGGCGCTCTGGGAGTTCGGCTGCTTTGAGGAAGCAGAAGGGAAGTCCCGGGTCCCGGCTTGTGGGGAACATCGGTGGGTGAGCTGCCGTTTTGTCTCAAAAACAACACGTATGGGACATGCAGCCGTGCCTCCGGGGGCTCAGTTTGGAACGCAGCTCAAGGTCCCTTCACGCTGCGGCTGACGGGTTCGCGTAGTTAAGACAAATACCGACCCCGAGCTGCAGGGGCTCCTGCAGTCACACCTTCAGAAAGGAGAGTGTGTTTGGGGTGGGCTCCTGCCTCCCATCTGCAGACTGGGACCTCAGCCCCTGAGCCCACACTGGGGTCTTGTCCCCTTTGTGGGAAACAGGGATCTTGGCCGGGAAGGTGGAGGCCATGCGATCCTgactctgcctgccccccaggcccccgACTGGGTGGATGCTGAGGAGTGCCACCGCTGCAGAGTGCAGTTCGGGGTGGTGACACGCAAGGTGAGTGTGCCTGCCCCAGGGCcgactccacccccaccccggctgtCCCCAGGGGGCCACTGAACCCACTCAGGATCCTTTTTTTCTTGGCTATGGTCTCATGGTGCAAGGAGCAGTTCCAGCTCCTAGCTCCGTGGTGAGCAGGGTCATCAAGGGGTCCCGAGCCCGGTGGTCTGTGCCGTCTGACAAAGCTTGGGCGTGGGTGCACCCCCCTGGGGACAGGAACGCTGCAAGCTTGGGGCTGTGGGAGGCTCGGGTGTGTGTTGCCGGGGCCCGCAGCCCCCTGGCTGCCTCTCGAGGCTAACAGCCTGTGCACTCGGGCCCTCGAGCCGCCACGTCCCTCCCTCCTGAAGCACAGACCACGATGGTGGAGGCTGAGGCCAGGGCTTCTGAGCAGACTCCCTGGACCTCTGTCAGCACAACCTCTTCTCTCCAAGCAACTCATGCGTGGTTCTTaggaacttttgtttttaatttgacttCTTTCCCCCAAACGGTGGCTGCAGTTGAGAGCCTGGAAACGTGCCATTTCCCTAGGGTTTTTGTGGCCTCGCAGGCCTGCCGTCTGCCCACCCTGGGGGCCCGGCCTGGCGGCGTCTGCGGCGGGCAGTGGTGGGCAGGGGGGGCGCGAGGGGGCCGCGGCCTGACCCGCTCCATATTGCAGCACCACTGCCGGGCGTGCGGTCAGATTTTCTGCGGCAAGTGCTCCTCCAAGTGCTCCACCATCCCCAAGTTCGGCATCGAGAAGGAGGTGCGCGTGTGCGAGCCCTGCTATGAGCAGCTGAACAGGTGGGTGCcctgctgggggccctgggggcccGGGTGTGCTCCCTGAAGCCGGGCTGCTGCTCCTGGCCGTCTGGGGGCAGGGTTGGGACCTGCCAGCCAGCTGCTGGGGGTTGTTGTTTGGTTTGTCTGATTTTTAACTTCTTAGCTTGGAAGTAAAACTTAGAGAAAAGATGCAGGCGTGGGAAGCAGACCCTGCGGGGTGCGGCCTCCTCCCGGGTCCCTCGGTGTTGACACGGCCTTGTGGGCGATTGGCTCAAGCGCATGGTCTTCCTTCCCCATCTGCACGGGTGTTCCCGCGTATCTTGTTCATTCTGAAGCTCTGAGAGTGAGCTGCGGGTACCCCGTCCCCGAACCCGCCGTGTGCATTTCCCAAGAAGCGTGTACTCCTGAGAGCACAGCAGAGCTGTCCGGCCAGGACACGTGATGTATGCTTTGTGTTTCCGTCTGGTTCCAGCGAGTCCCAGTCATGTCCTGCGGCAGTCTTGCCCCCGCCAGGCCCGCCCAGGCCCCCGGCACACGGCAGGTGGCTGTCACTGCACTCCCGTGACCCAGATCTCCATGCAGCCTCTTTGTCCCGACGTGTGCGTTTCTCAGGGGCCTGGGCTGGTGTGGCGCCCCCCTTGGTTTGGGTCTGGGGCCTTGTGGTTAGAGTCAGGTTGTGCGTTCCCAGGATGAGGCTGTCCCTCTCCGTGCAGCCGCTCTGGGGGCCCGTGCTGTCCGGCTCCCAGTGTCAGCAATGGGAACTCCTCCCTCGGTTAGGTGGTGCCTCCAGGCCGCTCCCCTGGAAAGTTCCTTTCCCATGGTTGAACCTTATTTccaggagagggggctggggcttAGGCCAGGTGACCTGCCTGGGGTCCCGCGTCCCAGAGGCGACAGAGCTGCTTTGAGGGACCAGTTTTTCTCCAGAGCGTGGCCTGTGGCACTGTCGTCGTTCTGTGGGGATGCTGGGGGCCGGGGGATGGTGCTCAGCCACCCAGTGTCCTCTCGCTTCcaggaaagcagaaggaaaggcGTCGTCCACAACGGAGCTGCCCCCGGAGTACCTGACCAGCCCCCTGTCCCAGCAATCCCAGGTACTGGCCCTGGGTCCCTGGGGGTGCCTTGTCCCCAGGCCCTGCTCACAGCCTGTCTGTTCCTAGCTGCCCCCCAAGCGGGATGAGACGgccctgcaggaggaggaggacctGCAGCTGGCCCTGGCTCTGTCACAGTCGGAAgctgaggagaaggagaggatgGTGAGCTGGAGGGGAGCTCCCCTGGGCCAGGTGCGCCGGGCTTGGGGGGTGCGCCGAGATgtttggggagggcagaggagtgTTGTAGGTCAGCCCCCTTGCACCGGgacccttcctgcctctcccgcAGAGACAGAAGTCCGCATATGCCGCTGCCACGTACCCCAAGGCAGAGCCCGTGCCCGTGGCCTCGTCGGCGCCCCCGGCCAGCAGCCTGTACTCTTCGCCTGTGGTGAGCACCCTCCCGGCCTGGGCCACACTTCGGtgcaggagggtgggagggctgCCCCAGAAAGGATGGCCTGATGAAGCTGGGGAAGGTGAAGGTCCAGCCTGGCCTTCCCCAGCCCTCCGCTCCAGGTCGGGGTTCTCTGTAGGGGAGGATGACACTGGGAAGGTTGGAGACCTCCCCAGAGTGAGAGGAGGCGGGCAAACCCTGGGCTCGAAGGTGGCCTGCCTTTTTCTGGCCTCAGTCCTCTCTGTAAATAAGGGGGTGGGTGGCAGGTGAGACAGAAGGTTTAGGAAGTCATGGCGAGCTCTGCGGGGTCTGGGTGGGGCCGGGTGGCTGAGGGCCTAAGAACAATCCACCGTTGGGACCAGAGGTGTGGTTGCCAGGAAGGCTGGCGGGATACTGCCCTGCGCCTTGTTCAGAGACTGGCCAGCGCCTGGGGTCCACTGTCACCGTGGTGGCATCCCAGCCTCCCGAGCGACGGCCTGGGAGGAGCTGGGCACATGTTTGAGCCCATGGGTCACTGCTGCTCTGGTCTGTGTCTCCCCAGACCTCGTCGGCGCCGCTGGCTGAGGACATCGACCCCGAGGTGAGGGTGCCCCCACGTGCAGTGCTTTCCCCTGCTGCTCCCTGGCCCTTGGGAGTGACCCTTGCTGTGTGCGCAGCTCGCCCGGTACCTCAACCGGAACTACtgggagaagaagcaggaggAGGCCCGCAAGAGCCCTACCCCGTCCGCACCCGCGCCCCTGACGGAGCCGGCCGCCCCGCCCGTGGAGGGGCATGCAGTCCCCGCCAACGCGCTGGAGGTGCACTGCTCTCAGCACTCCTGGCCCACAGTCCTGTTTGGGGGGGGGCCTGGGACAGGCCGGATgatcccctcactctctctgtcctcttctaGACTCCCCTCCCGGAGCCAGACTCTCAGCCCATAGCTCCCTCCGGCGGCCCCTTTGGTGAGGTAAGCTGTGGTTCCCTCATGGGCCCCGCACAGGCAGCTCTCCTGATGGGGCTGAGCCCTGCCCACAGCGACCTCCCAGGGGCAAGCCATTCCAGCCCAGAACTCTCGATGGAACATCTCTGGGTTGGCTGGCTGTGGTCCACAACTTGGCCACTTGCTGCCTAGAATGGATCGGAATATCCTAGGGCAGCCCAGAATCACCTGGATGAGTCCTTGTTCTGTCCTGGGGTTTCTGGGCTCTGTTGGTCATTGGACTGAAAGACCGGGGCCTCTTTGAGGGAGGCAGGTCCCCtgcagggtaggggcagaggggctgTGAGCCAGGCTGCCCGAGCTCCAACCAGCTCTGTCCTGGCCAGCGCCACGCCCAAATGCAAGAGTTAAGCCTCCTCGGGCCTCAGTGTTTGCATTTGTCAAAGGGTGCCCCCTCATAGCACCACTGGGAGGATCGAGTCCTGCGCAGAAAGCCCAGGGCTCAGTgtctggagtggtgggtggtgccCTGCCCAAGGGGCTGCTCCGCAAGAGCCCCCACCTGCCTCCAGCAGCAGTACCAGAACGGGGAGTCGGAGGAGAGCCACGCGCAGTTCCTGAAGGCCCTGCAGAATGCCGTCACCACCTTCGTCAACCGCATGAAGAGCAACCACGTGCGGGGCCGCAGCATCACCAACGACTCGGCCGTGCTGTCCCTCTTCCAGTCCATCAACAGCATGCACCCCCAGCTGCTGGAGCTGCTCAACCAGCTGGACGAGCGCAGGCGTAGGTGCCACGGTGCCCGGGGGGCCCTCGGCGTGGTGTCGTGTGAGCATCTGTGCTGGCCGCTCGCTGTGGGCACGGAGAAGGGCCTCGGTGGGACTACCCCGAGGGCGGCAGCTTCTCAAGAGTCCTTCTCTGGGCCGTGGGCAACGCGGGAGGTGGTCTCTGCGATGCGAAATGTCCCACTAAGCATAGGACCATCGGCTCCAGGAAGAatcccacccccagcctgacCCTGGGAGCCTAGATGCCCGCTGTGCCCTGCAGACAGGCGCTTGGCTGGGTGAGGGCAGGCCTGGTGGCCAGAGCCCGGCCCTGGGCAGCCAGTGCTTCCCTCCCACGCCCCGCGCTCCTGGCACTGCCCTCTCCCCTCAGTATACTACGAGGGGCTGCAGGACAAGTTGGCGCAGATCCGCGATGCCCGGGGGGCACTCAGCGCCCTGCGGGAGGAGCACCGGGAGAAGCTTCGCCGGGCAGCTGAAGAAGCCGAGCGCCAGCGCCAGATCCAGCTGGCCCAGAAGCTGGAGATCATGCGGCAGAAAAAGCAGGTGTGGTGGCCGGCCCCACCTGGGGGGTGCCGCGGTCGTGGACAGGCCTGACGGTGCCCTGTGCCCACAGGAGTACCTGGAGGTGCAGCGGCAGCTGGCCATCCAGCGCCtgcaggagcaggagaaggagcgGCAGCTGCGCCTGGAGCAGCAGAAGCAGACCATCCAGATGCGTGCCCAAATGCCCGCCTTCTCCCTGCCCTACGCCCAGGCACGCACCCACCCCGGGCCCACCCCTAGCCAGGGGCTGCGGCCACCGAGGACTGCCGTGACCGCCGTCTCTCTTTGTCCCCAGCTCCAGGCCATGCCCGCGGCCGGGGGCGTGCTGTACCAGCCCTCGGGCCCAACAAGCTTCCCGGGCACCTTCAGCCCCGCAGGCTCAGTGGAGGGCTCCCCCATGCACACGGTGTACATGAGCCAGCCGGCCCCCGCCGCCAGCAGCCCCTACCCCAGCATGCCTGGGGCCGGAGCAGGTAATGGGGTGGGCGCAGGTGTCCAGCAGCCAAGATGAGCTCCAGgctactattttttcctttgtttttatttcgcTGTAATTTCAGTTTTACAGAAAAGTTAAACGGTACAAAGGGTTTCTAGATTTCCCAAACAATGTTTCATTACATTTGCACTCTCCCTTCATACGTGCAGCCGTGTGTGCGCGCACATACGTGGACTTTTTtccctgaatcttttttttttttaagatcttatttatttgagagagagagggagagaggaaacacaagcagggggagtgggagagggagaaacaggctccccactgagcagggagcccgatgtggggctcgatcccaggaccctgggaccatgacctgagctgaaggcagacgcttaacgactgagccacccaggcgccctccctgaACCTTTTTAGAGTGGGTGGCGGCTACGACGCCCTTTGCTGCTAGCGCGGTCAGCGTGTGACCTCACCTGTCGCCGGGTTCAGCTCTCCCACACCGTCCCAGTAACACCCCTTGTGCAGACAGGAAGCCCCATGGCTGTTGTCTTTAACTGTTTGGCTGCTTTTCATCTTTGATCGAGAAcgttctttctctgcctttgtgTTCATGACACTCCTCAAAGAGCACTGGTCTGCTGTCTTGCAGACCAGCCCTCACTGGGTCGTGTCTGGTCTTCGTGGCTGGGTTTTGACCGGCCATCCTGGGCGCTGGAGTGTTCAGCAGGAGGGCACAGCCGGCTGCTGGCCCGAGGCGTGCAGGCGGCCTCCCGGGGTTCCTGCGAGGGCCTGGCCGTCCGGTGGCAGCAACCACTCAGTCGGGACGAGACTTGCACACATCCTTGTTCTTCCTCAGTTGTCACCTGCTAGCTTTAGAGTCTTCTCCGTCGTGTCTGAGGCTGTCATAACGTTTGTCACCCAGTGACTTTTTCATCTCGTTCCTCTCTTGTGGGTCCGTTATTTTTTCACTGTAAGGAAgcacttttccttctctttactcTTTCGTCATTTACATCCACATGGAcccattttattcaaatttcacaATTGGTTTCACGGCTCAGATGGTCCCAGGTGTGGCCGGCTCCTGGGCCATCTACCCACATTCTGTGTTCACATTGTCGCTGCTCAGCCCTGGAGGCAGCCCCTGTCCAGGGAGCCGCTGGTCCTGGAAGTGGGGGTTGTTCAGCACCTGGGGCCCGGGTGTGCTTTGCGTGCCAGGCCCTCGCGGCAGCCCGCGAGGACGTGTACGCACACACAAGGCTCGTCTGCGGACGGCAGACCTGGGCTCGGTGATCCGGCACGGGGCTTCCTCCCCTCTCCGTGCCTGTATCCTCCCCACATTGGCTGCTCTGTTCGTTCCTGGAGTACACAGAAAGTGGTTTCGGGAAAGCCAGCCCGAGCCCCTGGGGAGAGGTCCTCCTGACTGGGCTCACTAGGTCTGTAGTCCTCTGTCTTCAGGCCCTGAGTTTCAGAAGGTGCGAGAGCTCGTTTCCCCCGCCCCTCCCGTGCCGTCCTGTTACACCCCGTCGATAGTTTGGTTCATTTCTTCTGATTGCATTCAGCACTAGAGCTTCTCTCCcatccttgttttcttttccttttgtgagAATGTGAAATGTGAACTTGGTTCCAGAAATCACTCTGCAGGGTAGTGAGCTTGCTCCTCTCCCTCCGTAGATCCCAGCATGGTGAGCGCCTATATGTACCCAGCAGGGGCCACCGGGGCGCAGGCAGCGCCCCAGGGCCCCACCGGGCCCACCGCCAGCCCCGCCTACTCGTCCTACCAGCCTACTCCGACACAGGGCTATCAGGTAGGCGGGCAGGGCCGGCTCCCTTCCCCAGCGAGGGCCCGCAGCCCTTCTCCCATCACACACTTCCCTCCACAGAACGTGGCCTCCCAGGCCCCCCAGAGCCTCCCGGCCATGTCCCAGCCTCCGCAGTCCGGCGCCATGGGCTACATGGGGACTCAGTCGGTGTCCATGGGT harbors:
- the HGS gene encoding hepatocyte growth factor-regulated tyrosine kinase substrate isoform X2, whose protein sequence is MGRGSGTFERLLDKATSQLLLETDWESILQICDLIRQGDTQAKYAVSSIKKKVNDKNPHVALYALEVMESVVKNCGQTVHDEVANKQTMEELKELLKRQVEVNVRNKILYLIQAWAHAFRNEPKYKVVQDTYQIMKVEGHVFPEFKESDAMFAAERAPDWVDAEECHRCRVQFGVVTRKHHCRACGQIFCGKCSSKCSTIPKFGIEKEVRVCEPCYEQLNRKAEGKASSTTELPPEYLTSPLSQQSQLPPKRDETALQEEEDLQLALALSQSEAEEKERMRQKSAYAAATYPKAEPVPVASSAPPASSLYSSPVTSSAPLAEDIDPELARYLNRNYWEKKQEEARKSPTPSAPAPLTEPAAPPVEGHAVPANALETPLPEPDSQPIAPSGGPFGEQYQNGESEESHAQFLKALQNAVTTFVNRMKSNHVRGRSITNDSAVLSLFQSINSMHPQLLELLNQLDERRLYYEGLQDKLAQIRDARGALSALREEHREKLRRAAEEAERQRQIQLAQKLEIMRQKKQEYLEVQRQLAIQRLQEQEKERQLRLEQQKQTIQMRAQMPAFSLPYAQLQAMPAAGGVLYQPSGPTSFPGTFSPAGSVEGSPMHTVYMSQPAPAASSPYPSMPGAGADPSMVSAYMYPAGATGAQAAPQGPTGPTASPAYSSYQPTPTQGYQNVASQAPQSLPAMSQPPQSGAMGYMGTQSVSMGYQPYGMQSLMSTLPSQDAPLPPPQQPYIAGQQPMYQQMAPSGGPPQQPPPVAQPPPAQGPPAQGSEAQLISFD
- the HGS gene encoding hepatocyte growth factor-regulated tyrosine kinase substrate isoform X1; protein product: MGRGSGTFERLLDKATSQLLLETDWESILQICDLIRQGDTQAKYAVSSIKKKVNDKNPHVALYALEVMESVVKNCGQTVHDEVANKQTMEELKELLKRQVEVNVRNKILYLIQAWAHAFRNEPKYKVVQDTYQIMKVEGHVFPEFKESDAMFAAERAPDWVDAEECHRCRVQFGVVTRKHHCRACGQIFCGKCSSKCSTIPKFGIEKEVRVCEPCYEQLNRKAEGKASSTTELPPEYLTSPLSQQSQLPPKRDETALQEEEDLQLALALSQSEAEEKERMRQKSAYAAATYPKAEPVPVASSAPPASSLYSSPVTSSAPLAEDIDPELARYLNRNYWEKKQEEARKSPTPSAPAPLTEPAAPPVEGHAVPANALETPLPEPDSQPIAPSGGPFGEQQYQNGESEESHAQFLKALQNAVTTFVNRMKSNHVRGRSITNDSAVLSLFQSINSMHPQLLELLNQLDERRLYYEGLQDKLAQIRDARGALSALREEHREKLRRAAEEAERQRQIQLAQKLEIMRQKKQEYLEVQRQLAIQRLQEQEKERQLRLEQQKQTIQMRAQMPAFSLPYAQLQAMPAAGGVLYQPSGPTSFPGTFSPAGSVEGSPMHTVYMSQPAPAASSPYPSMPGAGADPSMVSAYMYPAGATGAQAAPQGPTGPTASPAYSSYQPTPTQGYQNVASQAPQSLPAMSQPPQSGAMGYMGTQSVSMGYQPYGMQSLMSTLPSQDAPLPPPQQPYIAGQQPMYQQMAPSGGPPQQPPPVAQPPPAQGPPAQGSEAQLISFD